In a single window of the Drosophila albomicans strain 15112-1751.03 chromosome 3, ASM965048v2, whole genome shotgun sequence genome:
- the LOC117572793 gene encoding cleavage and polyadenylation specificity factor subunit 1, producing the protein MFSLCKQTHAATSIEFAISCRFFNNVEENLVVAGANVLKVYRIAPNVDAVQRQKLNPSEMRLAPKMRLECLASYTLYGNVMSLQSVSLAGAMRDALLISFKDAKLSVLQLDADTQTLKTLSLHYFEEDDIRGGWTGRYHVPVVRVDPDARCAVMLVYGKRLVVLPFRKDNSLDEIELADVKPIKKAPTTLVTRTPIMASYLIALADLDEKLDNVLDIQFLHGYYEPTLLILYEPVRTCAGRIKVRSDTCVLVAISLNIQQRVHPIIWTVNSLPYDCLQVFPIQKPIGGCLVMTVNAVIYLNQSVPPYGVSLNSSADNSTSFPLKPQDGVRISLDCANFAFIDVDKLVISLRTGDLYVLTLCVDSMRTVRNFHFHKAAASVLTSCICVCHTEYIFLGSRLGNSLLLHFTEEDQSTVITLDDHVEAAAAVEQQLNNNELTPPQQLDEDLPVYDVEQLDLPPQSKSRRIEDEELEVYGSGAKASVLQLRKFIFEVCDSLVNVAPINYMCAGERVEFEEDGTTLRPHAESLNELKIELVAATGHSKNGALSVFVNCINPQIITSFELDGCLDVWTVFDDATRKSTTARQEQHDFMLLSQRSSTLVLQTGQEINEIENTGFTVNQPTIYVGNLGQQRFIVQVTTRHVRLLQGTRLIQNVPIDVGSPVVQVSIADPYVCLRVLNGQVITLALRETRGTPRLAINKHTISSSPAVVAIAAYKDVSGLFTCKADDVLNLTGSSGSGFANSFGGYMKAEPHMKVEDEEDLLYGDAGNAFKLNSMADLAKQSKQKNTDWWRRQLVQAKPSYWLVVARQSGTLEIYSMPDMKLVYLVNDVGNGALVLTDAMEFVPISLTQENSKAGILHACMPQHANSPLPLELSLVGLGQHGERPLLMVRTRLELLIYQVFRYAKGHLKIRFRKLDQMHLLDQQPSHIELDGDGDNDDEEAESYNMQPKYVQKLRYFTNVGGLSGIMVCGVNPCFVFLTSRGELRIHRLLGNGDVRSFAAFNNVNIPHGFLYFDTTYELKISVLPSYLSYDAAWPVRKVPLRCTPRQLVYHRENRVYCLITQKEEPMTKYYRFNGEDKELSEESRGERFIYPIGSQFEMVLISPETWEIVPDASIQFEPWEHVTAFKIVKLSYEGTRSGLKEYLCIGTNFNYSEDITSRGNIHIYDIIEVVPEPGKPMTKFKLKEVFKKEQKGPVSAISDVVGFLVTGLGQKIYIWQLRDGDLIGVAFIDTNIYVHQIITVKSLIFIADVYKSISLLRFQEEYRTLSLASRDFNPMEVFGIEFMVDNSNLGFLVTDAERNLIVYMYQPEARESLGGQKLLRKADYHLGQVVNTMFRVQCHQRGLHQRQPFLYENKHFVVYGTLDGALGYCVPLPEKVYRRFLMLQNVLLSYQDHLCGLNPKEYRTIKSVKKMSINPSRCIIDGDLIWSYRLLAHSERSEVAKKIGTRTEEILADLLEIERLSAVF; encoded by the exons ATGTTTTCATTgtgcaaacaaacacacgcgGCCACATCGATTGAGTTCGCGATTTCGTGCCGATTTTTCAACAATGTCGAGGAGAATTTGGTGGTCGCCGGTGCCAATGTGCTCAAGGTGTACCGCATTGCGCCCAACGTGGATGCAGTGCAACGTCAAAAGCTTAATCCCAGCGAAATGCGTCTGGCACCCAAAATGCGACTTGAGTGTCTCGCCAGCTACACGCTGTACGGCAATGTGATGTCGCTGCAAAGTGTTTCGTTGGCGGGCGCCATGAGGGATGCGCTACTGATCAGTTTTAAGGATGCAAAGCTATCGGTGTTGCAGCTCGACGCAGATACACAAACATTAAAGACATTATCCCTGCATTACTTTGAGGAGGATGACATACGTGGCGGCTGGACAGGACGCTATCATGTGCCCGTGGTTCGTGTCGATCCCGATGCACGTTGCGCTGTAATGCTCGTCTACGGCAAGCGACTGGTGGTGCTTCCCTTTCGAAAGGACAACAGCCTCGACGAAATTGAACTGGCCGATGTAAAGCCTATCAAAAAGGCGCCCACAACACTCGTCACACGCACTCCGATTATGGCCTCTTATCTTATTGCGTTGGCCGATCTCGATGAGAAACTGGATAACGTGCTGGATATACAGTTCTTGCATGGCTACTACGAGCCAACGCTGCTCATACTCTACGAGCCCGTACGCACCTGTGCCGGTCGCATTAAGGTGCGTTCCGACACTTGTGTGCTCGTGGCCATTTCGCTGAACATTCAGCAGCGAGTACATCCCATCATCTGGACAGTAAACAGTCTGCCCTACGATTGCCTGCAGGTCTTTCCTATACAGAAGCCCATTGGCGGCTGTCTGGTGATGACAGTCAATGCGGTCATCTATCTGAATCAGAGCGTGCCGCCGTATGGCGTAAGTCTCAATAGTTCGGCGGATAATAGCACCAGTTTCCCTCTGAAGCCACAGGATGGCGTACGCATCAGCTTGGATTGCGCCAATTTCGCGTTCATTGATGTGGACAAGTTGGTCATCTCGCTGCGCACCGGTGATCTTTATGTGCTCACGCTCTGCGTCGACTCAATGCGAACTGTGCGCAATTTCCACTTTCACAAGGCGGCTGCCAGTGTGCTGACCAGTTGCATCTGTGTCTGTCACACTGAGTATATATTCCTTGGCTCACGGCTAGGCaattcgctgctgttgcattttaCGGAAGAGGATCAGAGTACTGTCATCACACTGGACGATCATGtggaagctgctgctgcagtggaGCAGCAACTTAACAACAATGAGCTAACGCCGCCGCAACAGTTGGACGAGGACCTGCCAGTCTATGATGTGGAACAACTCGATTTGCCACCACAATCCAAATCTCGTCGCATCGAAGACGAAGAACTCGAGGTGTATGGCTCGGGGGCCAAAGCATCCGTGCTGCAGTTGCGCAAATTCATCTTCGAGGTCTGCGACAGTCTCGTCAATGTGGCGCCTATCAATTATATGTGCGCTGGCGAACGTGTAGAGTTCGAGGAAGATGGCACCACTTTGCGTCCGCATGCCGAGTCACTGAACGAGCTAAAGATTGAACTGGTTGCCGCCACGGGGCATAGCAAGAATGGAGCACTATCCGTGTTTGTGAATTGCATTAATCCGCAGATCATTACCAGCTTTGAACTGGATGGCTGCCTCGATGTGTGGACGGTGTTTGATGATGCCACACGAAAATCGACAACTGCCCGCCAAGAGCAACATGATTTCATGCTGCTGTCACAGCGTTCGTCGACGTTGGTGTTGCAGACGGGCCAGGAGATCAATGAGATTGAGAACACGGGCTTCACCGTCAACCAGCCCACCATCTATGTGGGTAATCTTGGCCAGCAGCGATTCATAGTGCAG GTCACCACTAGACATGTGCGTTTGCTGCAGGGCACACGCCTCATCCAGAATGTGCCCATCGATGTGGGTTCGCCAGTGGTGCAGGTCTCCATAGCTGATCCCTATGTCTGCCTGCGTGTCCTCAATGGTCAGGTGATAACGCTGGCACTGCGTGAGACTCGCGGCACACCGCGTTTGGCAATCAACAAGCACACGATCAGCAGCTCACCGGCTGTGGTGGCGATAGCTGCGTACAAGGATGTGTCCGGGCTGTTTACGTGCAAAGCAGACGATGTGCTCAATCTGACGGGCAGCTCGGGCAGTGGATTTGCCAATAGTTTTGGCGGCTACATGAAGGCCGAACCGCATATGAAAGTGGAGGACGAAGAGGATCTGCTGTATGGCGATGCGGGTAATGCCTTCAAGCTTAACAGTATGGCCGATCTGGCCAAGCAATCGAAGCAGAAGAATACGGACTGGTGGCGTCGTCAACTAGTGCAAGCCAAACCTAGTTATTGGTTGGTGGTGGCACGTCAAAGTGGCACACTAGAAATCTACTCCATGCCGGACATGAAGCTCGTCTATCTGGTTAACGATGTGGGCAATGGCGCCCTGGTGTTGACTGATGCCATGGAGTTTGTGCCCATCTCACTGACGCAGGAGAACTCTAAGGCGGGCATTCTACACGCCTGTATGCCGCAACATGCAAATTCTCCGCTGCCACTGGAGCTGAGCCTGGTGGGTTTGGGGCAGCATGGTGAGCGACCATTGTTGATGGTACGCACGCGTCTGGAGCTACTCATCTATCAGGTGTTTCGCTATGCCAAGGGGCATCTCAAGATACGCTTTCGCAAGCTGGACCAAATGCATCTGCTGGATCAGCAACCAAGTCACATTGAGCTCGACGGCGATGGTGACAATGACGATGAGGAGGCCGAGTCCTACAACATGCAACCGAAATACGTGCAGAAATTACGCTACTTTACTAACGTGGGCGGTCTCTCGGGGATTATGGTGTGTGGCGTGAATCCCTGCTTTGTGTTCCTCACGTCACGCGGTGAGTTGCGCATTCATCGCTTGCTCGGCAATGGCGACGTGCGCAGCTTTGCGGCCTTCAACAATGTGAATATACCCCATGGCTTCCTCTATTTCGACACCACCTACGAGCTGAAGATATCGGTGCTGCCCAGCTATTTGAGTTACGATGCGGCGTGGCCGGTGCGAAAGGTGCCGCTTCGTTGCACGCCCCGACAGCTTGTCTATCATCGAGAGAATCGCGTGTATTGCCTGATCACACAGAAGGAGGAACCAATGACGAAATACTATCGCTTCAATGGCGAGGACAAGGAATTGTCGGAAGAGAGTCGCGGCGAACGCTTCATCTATCCCATTGGATCGCAGTTCGAAATGGTCTTGATTTCGCCAGAGACCTGGGAGATTGTGCCCGATGCATCGATTCAATTTGAGCCCTGGGAGCATGTGACGGCCTTCAAAATAGTCAAACTCTCATACGAGGGCACACGGTCGGGTCTTAAGGAGTATCTCTGCATTGGCACCAACTTCAACTACAGCGAGGACATCACCAGTCGAGGCAACATTCATATTTACGACATTATTGAAGTGGTGCCGGAACCTGGCAAACCAATGACTAAATTCAAGCTAAAGGAAGTCTTCAAAAAGGAGCAGAAGGGACCCGTTTCCGCCATTTCTGATGTGGTTGGATTTCTGGTAACTGGTCTGGGTCAAAAGATCTACATTTGGCAGCTGCGAGATGGCGATCTCATTGGCGTGGCCTTCATCGATACCAATATCTATGTGCATCAGATCATCACAGTAAAGTCGTTAATCTTCATTGCGGACGTCTACAAATCGATCAGTTTGCTGCGCTTCCAGGAGGAGTATCGCACTCTCTCACTGGCCTCGCGTGATTTCAATCCCATGGAGGTCTTTGGCATTGAGTTTATGGTGGACAATTCGAATTTGGGCTTTCTTGTCACCGACGCCGAGCGTAATCTCATCGTCTACATGTACCAGCCGGAGGCACGCGAGTCCCTCGGTGGCCAAAAGCTGCTGCGAAAGGCAGACTATCATTTGGGCCAGGTGGTCAACACTATGTTCCGTGTGCAATGCCATCAACGTGGTCTGCATCAGCGACAGCCATTCCTCTATGAGAACAAGCATTTCGTTGTCTATGGCACTTTGGATGGCGCGCTCGGTTACTGTGTGCCCCTTCCGGAGAAGGTCTACAGACGATTCCTCATGTTGCAGAATGTGCTCTTGTCGTATCAGGATCATTTGTGTGGGCTCAATCCGAAGGAATATCGCACCATCAAGTCTGTGAAGAAGATGAGCATTAACCCATCGCGCTGCATCATCGATGGTGATTTAATTTGGTCGTATCGTCTGCTTGCTCACTCCGAGCGCAGCGAAGTGGCGAAAAAGATTGGCACACGCACCGAAGAGATACTCGCCGATCTGCTGGAGATCGAACGTCTATCCGCTGTCTTCTAG